The following DNA comes from Nicotiana sylvestris chromosome 10, ASM39365v2, whole genome shotgun sequence.
ttgtaaaatccttcgaggattgatattactgcttagcatgatttgcatatcatttaatttcagtccaaggttttaaatgttgttttgcaaactcagccataattctaagtgttgaaaacttaaatgatatttttaaatgtattccgggctgggaacttctgttttgtaaatgcccaaggggcttattatattattttctggactgattataaagtgacttgaaacagtggtaacaatgacactgtgtgatatacttgaaatagtggtaacaatgacactggatgatatacttgaatagtggtaacaatggcactgtatgatataaattggtcaggtaacaatggctgaccggtcaggtaacaatgactgaccaagatattgcgcttgggctgtaggagcccctccggagtctgtacacacccccagtgagcgccgtcgacgataaataaatatggatggctcgggctgcacgccgcagtgggtactggaatgtaccatcatatgcattgcattgcattcatgtatttgtatttatactggtgtttagctgctcagttccatatgttgctgtatatttggattttagcttactttgtgtatttactggattttcttatcttcggactgtagttacttttattactcactgggtcggagtactcactttactccctgcaccttgtgtgcagatccagggcagtctcaggctcagtagatccagttgatcagcagatccagcctctgggagtatcgaggtagctgcacggcgttcgcagccattgatcttctccctcctatcctatctctttatttccgcattatcggactttggatataccgtgtattaggatgatattctgtattctagaggctcagattcgtgacaccgggtcctagtgagattatattgtgtattttgttaaaatcttcagtactttaatcttgcttaattgatatttttttccgctatttttgatgaattgggttaagtgttgaataatggtcgggcttgcctagtagtgtgatgggcgccatcacgaccgggatttgggtcgtgacaaagttggtatcagagcctaggttacttggtctcacgatcatgagctggtttagtagagtctcgcggatcggtacggagacgtctgtccttatcctcgggaggctgcagaacatttaggaaaacttcacattcttgaattcttatcgtgcgtcctcgattcagcttgaaaagaaacttttgaaattccttccgcatgatcgtatgcaccaacggaCGCTCAGTATCAGACGTGTCTCGATGgattttgattccccgatcgaggggcaaggtgtaatctctgtgagtttgaagttagaccagtcaggaggacttgaggccaaatctttgccaatggcttgagcaccgaggtgctgattttgtgagcaagtgttttgaactcatatgttcattattgtccttgttagccggaatggcggttggatatccacgtgatgagtatgttagtgttgcgaggtgtatttgtacgacttggtagtggcgaagaagcctactggatagtagatgaactgttaagtgattcgtttcttattgtgatttgttgagtagcccgagttatgggcgcgtgaagaatatttttcgtgtctcctagttagataagtctgggagctgagatcgcttccgtaaatgtattatgacgaaatcgttgagtcaaggagaccaccttgaaggtcgaaaatattaaaggaagaatatgttcctacttggttgaatagcccaataatggagggttgaagggtattttctatgtgttatgattcaaataggtgcaacgcatgtccatgtatcaatttagatttatgtaattgatatgcattgtgatgctttgtcaagttgtggatgtgttgttaggatggttttggtgattctctggcaggtggataggaccaattacaaaggaggctctgccgaaatttttgaaaaatttaggacttagtaaGTGGGCTTagctgttgtgtgagtaaatgcaagaattgcagaagagttaaaattccagatgattcgtgtttccacgagcttatgatggagtgagtttaatctcaccatgatattacgacagcaatagagtatatgtgttgtgatctatggcttcgagccaagttggggagcttgctgttgattagctgattgcacggtttattacctgcgtgaattctggttattggcgtattggtgggttattgcagctacggaaaaggaccatgagtggtaatttgagtaaatgaattgttggatgcatgctatggttagccttattggctcatgttcagacttgagggaagattcatgatttatgcctcgtataggtgcaggcttcgagggaagtgatccctctgggtgctttatcgagagggtattcatatgttataaaattcagtagagttggttgcattcggggccaagtcagagctgggtggatctcaatagcggtcctagttaattcaagaggtaaagtatggtgcctaatgattttgagtctataagtacggttaagagtcaagcttttgaagcagcttatgaagaaaggcacagaatgttctatgatgttttgacttgcagtgtagcatttgagagacatgaaatggtcatggtatttgagatagcatggtctcgtgatttaaggtcactcggggtgagtttggttgaaataagttaggtgttaaagggagatatcattatttctaaggcaatcaaggataaattggaaggaagtagattgattagccatagttgagttggtatactggtgttAGTGATCGGTTCGTCCAGCGTGAtagagttatgcatgtgaggcttgtcggtcgcagtgattgatgttattctgaagcatgcttttgttagggcctattatgagtaggcggatcccagaaagtgttatggtggcttggaaaACTACTTaaagattggcatattcgacgattatgaggattcgcctgtatgctgctatagttctcctgaagtgagttaaatggaaagtcttatgtgatgaagtattagcctatcggcggttccagagttgtgatggaaatcgcgtctatcgtatattggcacgtgaggtgcagtgagtggtatggaatttgaagtaaggaccaaggttgcagtttggtcaatgactgtgatgtcacgatctcggatgagcagtatatgagtttcagtgttttgagtaagatgggtattgacgtcagtatcacctgaggtcggtgttctgtgagaaaggctttgcatcctggttagggattcttgatcgcttttcagcgttagtgcagccggtggtttggatgtgcagacccgttaattatttcggaagatggtgggagcttgtcccacaggaatattgtataagtgtgacatgtagtcacttgattaattagaaatttaaaccaagtatgaggattttggtaatatcatccatttgagaatttatgcctggagggcactctgtttattgggttatggacctgtgaaagattattggcctagcttggcacgatcaggatcgacttgaggtcggtggatagatttaaatgtggaagtgagccttacgtcaggccagttgtgtttatttcagcaatgcgctctttatggaaggatagtcgcagtcttatttcgtggtcagttaattcatgtaaagatatattgcaccgtatgagttgtgagacggcttggtaaattccttatgtgttgaggttccgctcagcggtgatgttatatgagcaggatgagacttagatcatgtatcgcacctcagttgtgcttgagtttgtagcctatagcgctatatgtttccttgggaatgatattatgcaccttagtgtgtttatgaccgatgttcggtattttgatgtgatgagctattcagctcgacgtatatctccttatgtgagttctatatgtggatcgggtggcgcacctccatgggtatgttgtttggatcgggttgcacgccgcaacagtgtgatgttcaatTCAGtacccatatttgcttttgtgtgttctgtttccctgttttctgaggaagtctatgttagtgtgcgagttgagtagttccttctagagtttgccttccttttgtatcgcgttcgaattgatagcatactggcacattgtggcgccttgtgggatttttgattatgtctgaggtggcttattgcctgagcagttcgtactgggtgagacgaggttactagatttggggtcagtgcaaactgattatatgaagtatattatagagcaaagatcattatttggtttgggacaaggtaatggaacttgtcaggagtgtagataCAATGAATttttgattcagcagttggttgtgaatttcggcacatctcttaaGTCGTATCGGCGTTGaaaaaaaaactagagcaagacctgtatagatcatgagatgcaatgggaacatcagattcgtggaatttcgaccattatgtttaaagaatgttattgtggttctatgagtaaagtgatgcaaagtgtgaattcagcaaagttatgcagtcatgtttgggtacagcgtgtggagattgatatggtggtcgtatgatggaaacaggcttggcagggaaattcaggatgttggaattgggcctaatggcttatttgcttgaataaataagtatatctacagaattatcgagctaatgtgctcaacggagtagtggtagcatgggaaggtgcatgatgtgttaaacaagtgattttggactacttcagtgtagttctcagcacgttcgaggacgaacgtatgtttaagtgggggagattgtaacgacccgaccggtcgttttgagctccggcgcgtcattcagcagtttgaggccatgagcggcttcatctcaggtatattgacttgtgtgtatggtcagaattaaaattcaggaagtttggagtcaaatctaaatggaaattctcattttgaaagcttaaaattgaagaaatgaactaggattagaattttgagtaaacgacctcggaattgggatctgaaagttccagcatgttcgtatgatgatttcggacttgggcgtatgtccggatttggttttgggtaacccgtgagcatttcggcgtatattgtgaaagttagtactttagaagaatttcataaatttgggttggaaggcatttcagtgttatagatgtccgtttgggattccgagtctaggaatagatccgtatggtgattctggagttgggagcgcgatcgaaagtgaattcggatgtccggaggtcattttgaagtcatttggctaaatatagaaatttgaaggtttttgagaaaattcgaccggaagtggaaattttgatattggggtcggaatgcggttccgaaagatggggcaagtccgtaatgtcgaatgtgacttgtgtgcaaaatttgaagtcattccggaatgattttggtaaggtttgagacacttagtctcttttaaggaggtttaagttggaaaagtcaaccgaacgttgacttatgtgttagagggctcggatttgaattccgggggatgatttgtgacttaggagtgtgatcagaagtaattttggaggtccggtgtagaattaggcttgaattggcaaagttagtattttggcgaattccggttgataggtgagattttgatccagaagtcggaatggaattccgagaattgctTTAGCTtttttatgtcatttgtgatgtgtgtgcaaaatatcaggtcattcggacatcgttttgtcgggtttttgatcgaaagtgtattttcggaagtttttggaaacttaggcttgaattcgatgagttttgggtaatttgatgttgtttgaggtgtttgatgatttgatcaggttttaatgatgttatgaattatatTGACATTTTTGGTCgaggtcccatgaggctcggataagttttggaagaattttttgaagatttttgtcgttttgagcataagcatgtaatgatccaagggtccatttttagttctagagatcaaaatttgattttgagacatccagaatttaaattatgaattataggactgatctagaaattttggtttaatttcatcaagtcgcgattggatttttgacgtgaaatgtgagttaattgtttaacgagcgaaatgggcaTTGAACTGAGCAAACaagctctgaattgagtttcaattgaagggttgtgttcgtattattatttgtgactcataggaacaagaatcgtctaattccgagttcgtatgatggagttagagcctttttagtgaaaataaaagctgctgcaatttctgctgctaagctgtctttggacagcaatgTGCAGCCGTGGAGCTTACTTCGGAGaactatatcttttgatctacaaggaattttgagatgattcaaataCTAACGTTGTAGCCCTTCATATCTAGTTTCCCAAAAGCtaaagaaatcgtaatttggacatttgtagagaaagttatgattgattgaagatgactggtggagcagtttctccagaaattttccgatttcatggagccgatttagaagctcatatctcgggatatataaagagttatatggtgtacaacttatcaaattaaagatctttgagtctagtttctaattcgtcaaaccgtttgtcatttagatatttatacaagacgttatgggtgtttaaacagaaggtgtccgacaaggaacaattttaataggatgtacaacttgcaTAGCACAAGTgccaaggtacaactcgacgaagcacgggcagattcttttaaacacggatttggcttatttctttcatttctttcatttggcatggattattttggagataatttcaagggggatttcatcaagcatcaaaggtgagttgtttctacttatttccaagttaaatacatggattagagctgaaaactcaagtaatttatggacaaaaatggtggtttagggcttgaaacttaagagaattaaatggtaatttgaggggtcaaatgaactccgatttttgtgaatttggtatgtatagactcgtggagagataagggtcatattgatgtaaaaatttctgaatttcgagacgtgggcccggggctcgggttttgctaatttcgggattttcgatattttacgagtcttttcgattgggttatattcccttagtctattgtaacgtattcgttgtggttttgagtagattcgacgcgcgaagaggtcgattcaagaggaaagtgcattgcggactagtctacggccggttagaggtgagtaatagatgtaaatgctattctgagggtttgaaaccccggactttcacatcgtaacgctatattgaggcgtgacacgcactccatggcgagtgcagGGTCGGATACTacttgggattgtgacttggtccaccccgtgtgatgtttatactatactggtgattgatacacatacttcattgatattactgggcttgatgccatgtttggggccttgtgccgatttgtaaaatccttcgaggattgatattactgcttagcatgatttgcatatcatttaatttcagtccaaggttttaaatgttgttttgcaaactcagccataattctaagtgttgaaaacttaaatgatatttttaaatgtattccgggctgggaacttctgttttgtaaatgcccaaggggcttattatattattttctggactgattataaagtgacttgaaacagtggtaacaatgacactgtgtgatatacttgaaacagtggtaacaatgacactgtgtgatatacttgaaatagtggtaacaatgacactggatgatatacttgaacagtggtaacaatggcactgtatgatataaattggtcaggtaacaatggctgaccggtcaggtaacaatgactgaccaagatattgcgcttgggctgtaggagcccctccggagtctgtacacacccccagtgagcgtcaatatggatggctcgggctgcacgccgcagtgggtactggaatgtaccatcatatgcattgcattgcattcatatatttgtatttatactggtgtttagctgctcatttccatatgttgctgtatatttggattttagcttactttgtgtatttactggattttcttatcttcggactgtagttacttttattactcactgggtcggagtactcactttactctctgcaccttgtgtgcagatccagggcagactcaggctcagtagatccagttgatcagcagatccagcctctaggagtatcgaggtagctgcacggcgttcgcagccattgatcttctccctcctatcctatctctttatttccgcattatcagactttggatataccatgtattaggatgatattctgtattctagaggctcggattcgtgacaccgggtcctagtgagattatattgtgtattttgttaaaatcttcagtactttaatcttgcttaattgatattttttccgctatttttgatgaattgggttaagtgttgaataatggtcgggcttgcctagtagtgtgctgggcgccatcacaaccgggatttgggtcgtgacagaagttgGGGCGTCCGATGAActaagatgagctattcaaggagactcatattataaagaagaagaaagagacggatcaagaaaggtgggtcaagggccgagcctcgactgtacatgtaaattttcacttttcattaagtattttgatttacttttatataaattttgaaatactaattcattgtaatttttcttatagggtcgcttcacaactgacttggAGGAATTCATccgcagtcagccacctaatgagtcgggcgagccaatccaaccttcggacgaggatgctgaaagaatatgGACGGAGGCTGctggcggtccaaaatgggggaaggtatacgggctTCCTACAAAGAAATTCcattgttataagtgtggaatgcaaggaatagggacttcctcgcaaggcAAACAACTTGATGGGGAGATCCTCTCCGCTATGTGGGAGATtttgacaaagctcacatccgagctagaagcggccaaggaaagagaaaagcttagagatgctcagtacatTTGATGGGCTTCTACTTAActttatgcttcttatgttttgacaatctaacaaacttgtcgtgaagaaccagatagagaacctgctCCACAGGATACACATCTCATATGAACTGGTCGAAGCCTGAATATCAGCAAATGGATGAACGACCACAGGGAGGAACACACTAGGGACCTgatgacctggtcccttagggttatCCAACAAAAGCACAAGTCAGTGACTGTATGCAATcaatataaagaggaacacaatagggacctgcTCCCTTAGGGTTCTTTGACCAAAGTACAAGTCAAGTGCACAATCGTAATgtagcagaagaaagtgaccatctggcAACTGCTATAggaagaggaacacaactaggacctggtccgTTGGTATGTTCTGACAGAAATATTAGGACCTGGTCCATTGGTATGTCCTGACAGAAATGCAAAGTCCAATTGGAATGCAACTGCCCAGAAGTGGCTGTGCAGACAGTGCATCAGTCACTTCTCACTGAAAAGAagtacaccaagagttgacatcactatcctttgtgatatcttttgtgatGAACCAACCTTGTGTAAGACACAACATTTTtatgcattcagtgatattctcttaagaagaagaagcattcatccggcattgaaatcactggtgtgtcaagaacaagaagttaACTCTACTAATGATCAGTTTCTAAACGAGTCTTATGtatatccatagttgagttgtaatcttgttaattgttcaacattgtaattcctagtttgctttcttagaagtaTTGTCTTAGGAAACACAAAGTTCGTAAGCtttagagtttatgttgtgactaggaatagtcataagttGAATCCtctgtaactaggagagttagagagtggcttgtggttgttgcatcacaagttagtttaaagtctttgtagtaggaagtattgtaaagtggcttgtaataggtagattacaagttagttgagttaaaatctacaagagtaggtcgtggttttttaatccccttgtgtgggatttttccacgtagaaaatctCTTGCTTTCTTTACATTCGGCTTTTACTGCATTCTACGTATCagtctcatagaggaccaggtactctatagtttggtgaaCTCATATAAGCTATAAAGTGGTATCAAAGCGgattcctcctatcaggctaacacctaggaaggatcctaaaTGGCTGCTCCACTAAGCTTtgaagaaggacaatcaacctatagacctcccagattcaatggtcaatactaCGGCTGGTGGAAGACTCGGATGCATGATTTCATAATGGCTGAAGATTCAGAGCTGtgggacatcatttgtgatggtccacatgttcccaTGAAAAAGCTTACAGAAATAGGACCATTGGTACCCAAAGGGAGAAGAAAATATAACGACATTGACAGAAAATCTGTAGAAAAAAACTATCGAgccaagaaaatcttgatgtgtggcataggacttgatgagtacaacagagtaTCAGCTTGTACTGCGAAAGAGATATGGGAATCCTTACAAACTGCACACGAAGGAACCACTCAAGTCAAATAATCCAAGATCGACATGCTCACCACTGAatatgagctcttcaggatgaaggatgatgagtccatacaagatatgcacaccagattcacctccatcataaatgagctccactcacttggagatgtcattcccagaaacaagcttgtaaagaaaattctcagtgttctacctgggTCTTGGGAAAGTAAGGCAAATGCCATCACTAAAGCTAAAGATCTACAGACTCTgaccatggatgagttgattggtaatctAAAAATTTAcgagataaaaagaaagaaagatagtgaaagaagagagcctaagaaggaaaagaacctggtgctTAAGGCTGAAAGGACTGAttcaagtgatgaagatagtgacatggcctatcttactaagagatttcaaaaaatgGTTCGAGGAAATGGTGGCATACAAAAGTGGGGTAGTTCAAGTAAAATAAAGAACAACGATCTCTGTCACGGATGTGGAAagtcagggcatttcatcaaagactgcccaTTCGCGAAACAAGAGCAGTACAAGCAAAATCCTGACAAAGCACGAAAGCGGAACCTGGTTCCAAAGAAAAAATTCAATCAAAAAAGTGTTGCAAACAACATCATTAAGCGGGCTCTTGCTGCTTGGAGAGACTCCTCA
Coding sequences within:
- the LOC138880080 gene encoding uncharacterized protein, with protein sequence MAAPLSFEEGQSTYRPPRFNGQYYGWWKTRMHDFIMAEDSELWDIICDGPHVPMKKLTEIGPLVPKGRRKYNDIDRKSVEKNYRAKKILMCGIGLDEYNRVSACTAKEIWESLQTAHEGTTQVK